From the Nitrospira sp. genome, the window CATCCACGGCCAGATGTATCTTGGTGTTGAGCCCCCTTTTGTGCGGCCCATGTCCTGATTGGCCCCGGAGGGCTCCTGCGGCATGTGGGTGCACCTTACAATGGCTGGCGTTGATCATCAGCCATTCGTAATCGGGCGTGTCGATCAGGACTTCCAGCAATCTATCCCACACGTTCGCATCCCGCCAACGGATGAAACGGCGGTGCGTATTGCTCCACCCGCCATATTCCGGCGGCAGATCGCGCCATGGCGCGCCCGTCCTTATAATCCAGAAAACAGCATTGATAAACAGACGGTTGGCTTCAGCGACACCGCCTCAGATACCTTTGCGACGCGGCAACTGCGGCTCCAATACAGCCCATGTTTCATCACCGACTGGATCAATCGCGGGATGTGCTCACGAACAAAGTCTTCCAGATGATTCCACCGCGCACGACTTGACGTGGTCCCCACTCCTGTGTTCTCCTCCTCCATGGCGGTGGCTCTCCCTTTTTGTGCCGGGATCCAGCCGGCCGAGTTGGTCACCCGCGAGGTTGCCACCGCCCTCTTCCTAATTCCCACACCTGTTGTTTATACCTCTGGAGGATGGCGTGGGGACCTCATGACCCTGTATGTTACTGCGGGTATCCCGGCGTCCCTCCGGCAGAAAGAAGGAGTCTGGCCTGGGTTCTGTATTAGGCAGCGGCATGCCGAAGGTGGGTGAGGCCACGTGCGAGGAAGCGGGCGAAGGTGCTGATGGGGTCTGAGGGCTCCGCAAGGTATAGAGGAGATAGCCGTGAGTTATATTCTGGGGATTTCGGCTTTCTACCATGATAGTGCGGCGTGCCTGATTCGTGACGGCGAGATTGTTGCCGCGGCCCAGGAGGAGCGGTTTACGCGAAAGAAGCACGATCCGGGCTTTCCATCTCATGCCATCGCCTACTGTTTGAAAGAGGGAGGCATCACTCTGGGGGAGCTCCGGTATATCGTCTTCTACGATAAACCGCTCGTGAAATTTGAGCGGTTGCTCGAAACCTACTTGGCCTTTGCTCCGAAAGGGCTCCAGTCGTTTGTCGCCGCTATGCCGGTGTGGCTGAAAGAAAAGCTGTTTCTCCGCAATCTGCTCACGAAGGAATTCCTCATGCTCGCTCCGGCGATGACGAAGTCCGACCTGCCCCAGGTGCTGTTCGGCGAGCACCATGAATCGCATGCGGCCTCCGCGTTTTATCCCTCGCCGTATGACAAGGCGGTGGTTCTCTGTATGGATGGAGTGGGGGAGTGGGCCACGACTTCGGCGTGGCTCGGTGAAGGTAACTCTCTCACCCCGCTGTGGGAAATCCCCTTCCCCCATTCCCTGGGGCTCCTCTATTCAGCTTTCACGTACTACACCGGGTTCAAGGTCAATTCAGGCGAATATAAGGTGATGGGTTTGGCCCCGTATGGCGAACCCAAATATGTCAAAGCGATCTATGATCAAGTGCTTGACCTCAAGCCTGACGGGACGTTCCGCTTGAACATGGACTATTTCAACTACTGCACCGGACTAACCATGACAGGGAGCAAGTTCGATGCGGTGTTCGGTGGGCCGCCGCGGAAGCCGGAAAGCAAGTTGACGCAACGGGAGATGGACTTGGCCCGTTCGATCCAAGAAGTAACGGAGGAAGTTATGCTCCGTGTGACCAGGACCCTGCACCGTGAAACCGGGGTCGACTACCTCTGCATGGCCGGAGGAGTGGCGCTCAATTGTGTGGGGAACGGGCGGATTCTACGAGAGGGTCCGTTCAAGGGCATCTGGATTCAGCCGGCGGCCGGGGATGCGGGTGGAGCGGTAGGCGCTGCGCTGTCTGCCTGGCACCGGTATGATGATCAGCCGAGGCTCACGACGGGCGTTGACCGGATGAAGGGGAGTTATCTAGGACCGAATCATACCAATGGTGAGATCGAACGGTTTCTTAAGAAGGTCGATGCTCCGTATGAAATCCTCGGCGACGAGCTGCTCTTTGATCGCGTGGCTAAGAATCTTGCTGAGGGCAAGGTCGTCGGATGGCTGCAGGGGCGGATGGAGTTCGGTCCGCGAGCGTTGGGAGGTCGCAGCATCCTCGGGGATGCCCGAAATACCAAGATGCAGTCGGTGATGAATCTCAAGATTAAATATCGCGAATCGTTCCGCCCCTTTGCCCCTTCGGTCGTACGGGAACGCGTATCGGATTTCTTCGAGATGAATACGGACAGTCCCTATATGTTGTTGGTCGCGCCGGTGCAGGAAAAGCGGCGGGTACCGCTGCCGGCCGAACAGACCGGCCTCTGGGGGATCGACCTCCTCAACGTTCCGCGATCCGATATTCCAGCTGTCACCCATTTGGACTATTCAGCCCGGATTCAAACCGTTCATGAGGCAACCAATCCGCGGTATTACCGGTTGCTCAAATCGTTTGAAGCGCAAACCGGCTGTCCCGTTCTCGTCAACACCTCTTTTAATGTTCGCGGAGAGCCGATTGTGTGTACACCGGAGGATGCGTTGCGGTGCTTTATGCGCACCGAAATGGATGTGTTGGTGTTGGAGAATTGTGTCCTCTACAAATCGCAGCAAAAGCCGTTGGCGAACGACACGAACTGGCAAAAGGAATTCGAGCTAGACTAGGAGAGGGCAACATGAATCGATCATACCAATCACCTAGCCAGAAAGATTTGCGGCAGTTTGGGCTCCTGGTTGGGAGTGTGTTTGCCGCGATCGGATTGTGGCCTCTCCTGTTTCGGAGTGAATCGCCTCGCCTTTGGGCGATGATTCTCGCAAGTCTGCTCATTGTTCTCGGTGCGGTTGTTCCGCAGAGTCTGAAACAGGTTCACTACGGCTGGATGAAGATCGGTCATGTTCTCGGCTCGATCAACACGAGGATCATCCTCGGAATCATTTATTATCTTCTCATTACCCCGATGGGGCTTGTTATGCGGCTGATGGGTAAAGATTCCATGCATCGCGCGATGGTCAAGGAAGTCACAACCTATCGCGTTGTGAGAGCCCCGCGGCCCCGGCAGCATATGCAAAACCAATTCTAGAAGAACAGGAAAGGCGGACATATGCTCCAAGAACGACAGCTAATGTCTCCGCATGTTGCACCTACGCGATAGGCAGGCGCCTTGTAGAAACTCTTTTGAGCGGCATAACCATTTTGACATATGGCCTAGGGTCACTACGTAGTACACACATCCGAATAGGATCCCGGAGAAATCGTTTGGGTTATCGGCGATACCAGTCCTGCGTCAGTTGGACCGTGGTCTTGCCTCCATGGCTTTGTAGAGTCGATGCTCGTTGAACTATTGTTCCAAGCCATACAGGGTTGGTCGAACGTACGAGCGGCACCATCAAAAGAACCCTGATGCCGTACGCTCAAACGTGCGGTGGTGCGGGCCATCACTGGTCCTTTCGTAATCGGCCTGAGGCGAGCCTGTGAACTGCAATCGAAGCGGGTGTTGAAATACTTGTGAATTGGAGTAATGCAATGGCCACTGAGAGAATTCGTACAGGGGCGAGAAGTCTCATGCACATATGTGGCAATACGGCTCTTGTGGCCACCAGCATGATTATTGCCATTCTGTTTTGCGAGCTAGGCTTGCGCATGGTCGGCTATACGAACCCTGCCGATTTTAAACCTCCACGCACAGGTATGGCACCTAGGCACTACTATGTATCAGACCCAATCAACGGCTATGACATTGCTAAAAATTTTTCTGACGGTGGTTTCTTGGCTCCCGATTACATCCATGCGTATGGAGCTCCGATTCCGGTTTCCTCCAATAGTTTGGGTTGCCGCGATCGATCATTCGATCCACAAGACGGCTATGTATTGCTGCTCGGGGATAGCCTTACCTGGGGATATGTTGCGCTTGAGCAAACCTGGGGAGCAATACTTGAACAGCATCTCGGTAGGAGAGTGCTGAAATGCGGGGTCGGAGGCTATGGTTCGCGCGCCGAGCTGCACAAGCTGGAAGACGTCGTTGCTCGTGCAGGACGACCGCGGTTGGTGATTGTCGGGCATTTCACGAATGATCTCCTTGATGACTATCTGTATCCTAGTATAACGGTGATCGACGGATATGCGGTCAGCAAGGCGGTACTGGCCGATCCTACGAGAGGTGGTCGCAAAGTCCGTTCCGATGAGCACCTACAGGCACTGTTGAAAAAATCCCTAGAACCGCAACCTAAATCTATAGGTTTCATCGGCCGTGCGAAAGATATGATGGCCGCGCATTCGATCCTGTACAACCTGTTGCAGGATTCTGAAGCTCGACGGCGCGTCGCGTCCTGGTTCGGCTTTGCAAAACCGCCCTCTCCGCTTCCTGGGGTAGAAGCCTTTCGGGACGTAGTCGAATTCCCTTGGCTGGAGCAAGCCTGGGAAGGACATCTCGAGAACCTACGACAGTTGAATTCAGCGGTGGAAGCGTTAGGTGCCACCATGCTCGTCGTGATGTTCCCAGCGGCTGCTCAGGTCTATGACTCATTGCGACCACAGGAAGACAATCTTCAGTGGGAGTATCCTAATCAACGGCTGACGGAGTTCTTTCAACGAGAACACATTGCGTTTGTTGACTTATTGCCGGCATTCCGGCGGTATGCGTACTGCAGTGGAAGTTCGACGGCCCATGCTGAGGGCGACTTGTATTGGGCTCACGATCGTCATCCGAATGTCAGAGGTAATCGTTTAGCCGGGTTTCTGATTAACCGCCAGGTACTGGAAGGGACCTTCGTGAAAATTGACGACCAGAGTGCGCGATTGTCGGGCATTGATCAACTCTTGAATGCAGAGGGTCGATGTCGCTTTAGTGGAGACTCTCAATGACAGAAAACTAGGCAGCTCGGGGACGCTCGTGGAACGGCAAAGGCATTCGTAATCAATCTTGAGTGTGTAGTTCTAGCGATGATTATCCTTGGGTTGCGTGATTATGAACGCACGAACGAGAAACCGCCCGAAGTGTATCAAATTCTTGTCTTGAGAGATGTCTACATGGAGGTCATACAAGGGTTGGCTCAAGCAGACCTTTCCGCTTAGTGAGAGGAAGGTATGTGTCCTACATAACACACCTTTCGATGCCTCTTCATTCAGATGCGTGGGGTGCTGAATAAAGAACTCCAGAAGCATTTACACACCCAGCGCGTGTTCCGTCAATCGAGGTACATGCCTTTAGTCGAAGGAGGAGCAAGTATGGGAGAATTTCTGACCGAATTGTGGGCCTTCATGAAAGAGCGCAAGAAGTTCTGGCTGTTGCCGGTCCTCTTGGTATTATTGATGTTCGGAACGCTGATCGTTTTCACGCAAGGATCCGCGGTTGCTCCGTTCATTTATACGTTGTTCTAGGGCGTGTCATCAGTTGAGCCATATGCCAGAAGGCGAGATAAACAGCGTCGAGGAAGTTGACGGCGCGTTTACCGTATCTGGTGGCAAGAGCGCGGTCGTGCTTGAGTTTTGCGAAGAAACTCTCGATTAAATGTCTGGCCTTGTACCTGCCCTGATCGTATTCGCGCTGTTCCGTGCGGTTGGACTTGGGCGGGATCACGGGTTTG encodes:
- a CDS encoding carbamoyltransferase is translated as MSYILGISAFYHDSAACLIRDGEIVAAAQEERFTRKKHDPGFPSHAIAYCLKEGGITLGELRYIVFYDKPLVKFERLLETYLAFAPKGLQSFVAAMPVWLKEKLFLRNLLTKEFLMLAPAMTKSDLPQVLFGEHHESHAASAFYPSPYDKAVVLCMDGVGEWATTSAWLGEGNSLTPLWEIPFPHSLGLLYSAFTYYTGFKVNSGEYKVMGLAPYGEPKYVKAIYDQVLDLKPDGTFRLNMDYFNYCTGLTMTGSKFDAVFGGPPRKPESKLTQREMDLARSIQEVTEEVMLRVTRTLHRETGVDYLCMAGGVALNCVGNGRILREGPFKGIWIQPAAGDAGGAVGAALSAWHRYDDQPRLTTGVDRMKGSYLGPNHTNGEIERFLKKVDAPYEILGDELLFDRVAKNLAEGKVVGWLQGRMEFGPRALGGRSILGDARNTKMQSVMNLKIKYRESFRPFAPSVVRERVSDFFEMNTDSPYMLLVAPVQEKRRVPLPAEQTGLWGIDLLNVPRSDIPAVTHLDYSARIQTVHEATNPRYYRLLKSFEAQTGCPVLVNTSFNVRGEPIVCTPEDALRCFMRTEMDVLVLENCVLYKSQQKPLANDTNWQKEFELD
- a CDS encoding SxtJ family membrane protein codes for the protein MNRSYQSPSQKDLRQFGLLVGSVFAAIGLWPLLFRSESPRLWAMILASLLIVLGAVVPQSLKQVHYGWMKIGHVLGSINTRIILGIIYYLLITPMGLVMRLMGKDSMHRAMVKEVTTYRVVRAPRPRQHMQNQF
- a CDS encoding GDSL-type esterase/lipase family protein — encoded protein: MIIAILFCELGLRMVGYTNPADFKPPRTGMAPRHYYVSDPINGYDIAKNFSDGGFLAPDYIHAYGAPIPVSSNSLGCRDRSFDPQDGYVLLLGDSLTWGYVALEQTWGAILEQHLGRRVLKCGVGGYGSRAELHKLEDVVARAGRPRLVIVGHFTNDLLDDYLYPSITVIDGYAVSKAVLADPTRGGRKVRSDEHLQALLKKSLEPQPKSIGFIGRAKDMMAAHSILYNLLQDSEARRRVASWFGFAKPPSPLPGVEAFRDVVEFPWLEQAWEGHLENLRQLNSAVEALGATMLVVMFPAAAQVYDSLRPQEDNLQWEYPNQRLTEFFQREHIAFVDLLPAFRRYAYCSGSSTAHAEGDLYWAHDRHPNVRGNRLAGFLINRQVLEGTFVKIDDQSARLSGIDQLLNAEGRCRFSGDSQ
- a CDS encoding DUF5989 family protein, with amino-acid sequence MGEFLTELWAFMKERKKFWLLPVLLVLLMFGTLIVFTQGSAVAPFIYTLF